A window of bacterium contains these coding sequences:
- a CDS encoding helix-turn-helix domain-containing protein — protein sequence MMQLSFDIFSVILLLGAGQGFFLALLLLERKRNQAANRILALLVSLYSVYITDVAFTMMNYQQSFPHLIGVTTGLPFLFGPLHYVYVRLMISPGRRLEKREWLHFLPFVIFKAYMLPFHLSSAAEKFRFIENMNEAGKPLALVSFEWIMILQGNVYLILSLLLLQRHSRTIKDSFSSIDKINLTWLRNLTIGSAGIWLLVFIVNILPVIGLTLTDEADHFIAQATAVFIYVMGYLSLRQREIHSEEVHFTRAPKYQRSGLSPEQSENYLRRLQQFMDSKKIYTKNDLTLNELAECVAVPAHHLSQIINDRLQQNFYDFVNNYRVAEAKRRLLDPAYRHLTILAIAYDVGFSSKSVFNAAFKKHANMTPSQFKKAAEARFQVADF from the coding sequence ATGATGCAACTCTCGTTTGATATTTTCTCGGTGATCCTGTTACTGGGCGCTGGTCAGGGGTTCTTTCTGGCGCTCCTGCTGCTTGAAAGAAAACGGAATCAAGCGGCGAATCGGATACTGGCCCTGCTGGTGTCGCTGTATTCGGTGTATATCACCGACGTGGCTTTCACCATGATGAATTACCAGCAGTCGTTTCCTCATTTGATTGGCGTGACCACCGGGTTGCCCTTCCTGTTTGGTCCGCTGCATTACGTGTATGTCCGGCTCATGATTTCTCCCGGCCGCCGTCTCGAAAAGCGCGAGTGGCTTCATTTTCTGCCGTTCGTGATCTTCAAAGCGTACATGCTGCCCTTTCATCTGTCCAGCGCCGCGGAGAAATTCCGGTTTATCGAGAACATGAACGAGGCCGGCAAACCGTTGGCTCTCGTTTCGTTTGAGTGGATCATGATTTTGCAGGGCAATGTTTACTTGATCCTGAGCCTGCTTCTGCTGCAACGGCATTCGCGGACAATCAAGGATTCCTTCTCCTCCATTGACAAAATCAATCTCACCTGGCTGCGCAACCTCACGATTGGCTCGGCCGGCATTTGGTTGCTGGTGTTCATCGTCAACATTCTGCCCGTCATCGGCCTCACCTTAACCGACGAGGCGGACCACTTCATTGCTCAGGCAACAGCGGTTTTTATTTATGTCATGGGTTACTTGAGCCTGCGCCAACGGGAAATCCATAGCGAGGAGGTTCATTTCACCCGCGCGCCGAAGTATCAAAGATCCGGACTTTCACCCGAGCAGTCGGAGAACTACCTGCGCCGCTTGCAGCAATTCATGGATTCCAAAAAGATCTACACCAAGAACGATCTGACGCTGAATGAACTGGCCGAGTGTGTTGCCGTTCCGGCGCATCATCTTTCTCAAATCATCAATGACCGATTGCAGCAAAACTTTTATGATTTTGTAAACAATTACAGAGTGGCGGAAGCAAAAAGGCGATTGCTTGATCCGGCCTATCGGCACCTTACGATTTTGGCAATCGCGTATGACGTCGGCTTTAGTTCCAAATCTGTGTTCAACGCGGCTTTCAAGAAACATGCCAACATGACACCCTCGCAATTCAAGAAGGCCGCGGAAGCGAGGTTTCAGGTGGCCGATTTCTGA